TATTGGTGGGCCCGGCGTTACTTTGCCCCCTTCCACTATGAACCTTAAAGTCTTTTTGACCGTATCAACCACCCTTCTTCTTCACGTAGTTAATTGGTATTGTTATGGGTATTGAAAAAGTCGCCTCTAATAAGTTAACTGTAACTGTGCTTTTGTTCTTATCTATTGAAACGATCCGGGCCCTCATACCACGGAAAGGCCCTCTAGCGATTTCTACCTCGTCTCCAACAGCGATTTCTTCTACGAGAGTTTTCGGTCTAAGCATCGTGAGTATGTCTGCTAATGATACCTTTAGGAGTCTACTGCTTGATGCGTATTTGATGTTTGAAATGAGCTTGTAAAGCTCAGTTGGCTTCGTGGTTTCAACGAACACAAATCCCCTGACACCAGGAGCTACTAAGATGCTGGAAACCCCGGGTTCTTCCCCCTTACTTAGCTTCTCTAGTACCCTCCTCTCCACTATGAAGGCGACATCGAGCTCCCTACCAGCCGTCGTCTTAACGGCGAATATTGATAGCTCTGGTTCCCCGCTCATGATATCACCCCGCATATGGGAATAGAAGCGTGTAGAAGATTACCCTTACGACGAAGGCTATCAGACCCACTAAAACCAGACCTAGCACTGTTATCTTAAGAACAGCTAGGTACTCGTCTCTATCGGGCTTAGTCGCTATTTGAAGTATCTTCCTCCACGAATCAACGAGCTCTCTTAGATTCATCTACGGTCCCCACTCCTCGACTGGAAGCACCTTATCTACGTAATCTAAGGGATTAAAAAGCTTTAAATCCCTGTAGTCCTGACCCGTACCCACGAACACTATGGGCTTCTTCGCAACGTAAACAAGTGAAAGGGGGACCCCGCCCTCTTCGTAGGCATCGAGCTTCGTTACGATAAAGCCGTCCACGCCGACAGCTTTGTTAAAAAACCTTGCCTGCTCCACTGCATCGTTTCCCGTTAGAGCGTCGACCACTAATAGCTTCAAGTCGGGTTTAACAACCCTCACAATCTTCTGCAGTTCATTCACTAGATCAACATCCGTGTGCATTCTACCAGCTGTATCGACTAACAGCACGTCGAACCCCCGCGAAGAGGCATACGCTATTCCATCGTATGCCACGGCGGCTGGATCCGCTCCGTACTTACCCATAAATACTGGTATTTGCGTCCTCTCGGAGTGCTTTTTCAGCTGTTCCTGGGCAGCTGCCCTAAAGGTATCAGCGGCAATCATCAGCGGCCGCAAGCCGCGATCCCTTAAATAGACGGCAACTTTGGCGATCGTGGTTGTCTTACCGACGCCGTTCACGCCCATGAACAAGATTTTAAAGGGTTTTTTAGTCCTAGCAAGCGCCTCTACATCTACCGTTCCCGCCTCCTTGAAGTAGACTAGGAGTATTTCACGAAGACTTGCTATGAGGCGCTTCTTATCCCTGACACTTCCCTCATTTATTAGCGTGCTGAGTCTATTGGCAATATCCTCGGCAACCTCGTAGGCAACATCCCGGCTAACTAGTTCAAGCTTCAGCTCTTCTACAGCCTCCAGTAGCTTCTCCTTAGATGCGAAAATAGCCGATGCCGTGTCAATAAAATTTCTAAATACTTGCCTGAGCTTTGAAAGCAATTTAAGGTCACTTTGATTCCTTCTGCGATTCAATGATCTGACTAATTAACCTCTGCAATCCTAGGTACTCCTCTACGGCTACTCTGCGCTGTGATTGTAGAGTGTTTATTGCCTTTTCGAGTTCTCTGAGCCTCCTTGTAAGTATTTCAACGGCCTTGTCCCTGTTTGTCTTGAGGTAGTACCCCAGGCCTAGATTTACCAGGACATTGCTAGGCCAGCCCTCGAGTACGCTCACCGGTAACATTACACTGGATAGCCTGTCCAGGATCATGTAGCCTTGAACAGGCGCCTCTGGAAGGCCTTTTAAGGTGTCAAACGCTAGCTGGACTTCTCTATATTGGTTTAAGTGTACGTTGATCGTCGTCTCGAGGATGTTAATGTGTTCTTTAAGCTCGGTCGCCCTCGCGACGAGCTCATCTAAGGTTACTACCCTCTTGGTTTCCTTACCGGACTGAGCGGTGTTCATCACTTAACAAGCCTCTCGAGTTTTAATATTTGAAGTATATAGGGTTTCGATGCCTCCTCCGGGCTTATTTCCTTAACTTCTATGATCTTTATGTGACGCCTTTTTAATTTATGCCTACTACCAAGGAGTGAATAGACCTTTTCAAGGGCGTCTTTTTCATTTAGTGCCCTTATTTCTTGTACGAATTTCTGCCACGTTGGAAGCCTGTCGTGGCTAACTAGCATGCGCCCGGTTATTCTATATATTTTTATTTCACCGCCCATTCCTACCCCCTTCAAACCCGGCTTTAATGCGAAGCATTTCCGGACCCGTGGTATTTCCACCTATAACTACTCCTTTATTATTTGCTATTAGCCCGCTTCTAACGAAGGGCACGCCTCCATTAACGGTTGCGTACTCCACCGAAACCTTAGCTATTTCCTTAACTATTCTTAAGTCGTCTTCACTTGCGTCGGGGTGTATTACACCGCCATGATCAGATATGGCGGCCACACTCCCCGGCACATCCATGTTTACGAGCCGTGCTTTGAAAACCTCTACCCCGAGAATGTCGGCTACGCGCTTTATCTCTTGCTCTTCGATCAAGGGACTTACAATACACCCGTGGTTATTGCAGAGAAGGATATTGCCTAAGGCCGTGTACTTGCTCTCTAAGACAGCAACTTCTAGGTCTAGTCCACTTTCAGCTATGGCTTTCCTGATGCCCTCTAGCTCTTCCTCAAATACTATGTGAGGTAGTAGAACCGCGTTGCTGTTTCCAGCTACAAACACTCCATTCAGAATAGTACCGGCAATTCTTGCCTCTACTACTACCACCTCGAGGACGCTCGTCATCTCTTCGATGTCGTCTTTTCCAAGTCCCGGAGGTAGTACGAGTAGCTTGTCATTTGCATACGCATACACTCCGATGTTCGGGTTACCGAAAAAACTCATCCTGGTGATCTCCACCATTGGAACACCACGACGTCACTTGCGTCTCCACTTACTAGGCCTTACTAGTAAAACACGGAGAGTTTTACTCTCTTTATCAAACCTTACTTCAACTACTACTTTTCTAGGAGGCTTTTCTCGTCCACGCGACCACACGTAGTTGTTAAGAGCGGGGTCTACAGCGATCTTCTCCGCTTCCTTATAGTGCCTTGCAAGGTACTTTTTTACGAGTCTAATAGCCCTGTCGGCCCTATTCTTCCTGCGCCCGAAGTATACTCTCCTAAGGGGTATGATGTGTAGGGTCACATCTAAGCTACGGCTTTCACTCACAACACACACCTCTAAATGTTCTTAAGCTTGTTTCTTCTCCAGTGCCTTAGCCTAAACGGCCTTCTAACTCTAAGCCTCGTCTTTACCGTAACCCAAACCGGTACGGGTTTATTACTGTTATGAGCGGCAGCCAGTCTCAACTTACGGGCTACGTGCTTGGCCCTAGCCACTTTTGCCCCCTCATTTCCTTTTGAATGTGATTCTCGTCTCCCGTCTACTCTGCTCATATAGTTCTGATAGTATCCGCTTTAAAAGCTCATCTGTTATAGGGATGGGGACTTTTCCGCTCTGAGCAAGCAGGATTAACTGTTCTTCGAGACTACTCGCCAGTTCGGGCTTTACGAGCCTCAGATTGTTAAGCCTTTCCCTGGCCTCCGGCGTGAGGATCTGCCTTAGAACGGCCTCTATGCGCGCTCTTCTCTCCTTCTCCTCTTCAAGGCGCCGTTTCAACTCGGCTAGCTTGCGCATTCTAATGGCTTCAAGCTCTTCGTCGTATCCCGAGTATTCGTTGCTCATGTAACACCACTCCGACTTAAAAACTTAAGCCTAACAAGCGGTGGGAGGTACTTAACAAGCTCCGGCCGCTCTTTGGTAAGTTCTTCTAGGATTTCAAACGCCATTCTGTCGAGTAGTGCTTTCCCCTGGGGTGAGAGCACTCTACCCTCTCTTGTTTTCCTAACTAGCTGAGCCTGTTCTAGTTGCTGGAGAATCCTCCTAATAGCGTTTCCGGGGGCCTTATAGGCTCTTTCAGGTGCTACTCCACGGCGTTTTCTCCCGCCATACTCTCTTCTGAGCTCACTTAAGCCCACGGGCCTTCCCGCCTTGTATAGCTTTCTGAGAATACTGGCTGCCCTGTAGTACCACCAGTCGGGATTTTGAGGAGGCTTTTCTCTAAAGCACCCAGTTTTAGCGAATTTAGTCCAGGATGGTGGCCTAATCTCTGGTATGTTTTCCTTAATGTACGCGGCCAATTTCGCGATCAGCGCGTCTGCGGGAACTTCTAACGCAGTAACCATGCTTAAGCACCGCTCAACGCATTCTACCTAGTTCCATAAGTTTATTTTTCCTTTATAAGTATGATTGCAAAGCCCCTAATCTCATACACGCGTGAACGGGTCTTCTCGGCCAGGGTAACGGCTACGGCGTTAACGTCATCCGTGTACGTTTTCCTAAAGGACCCGAGCACTCGCACTTTGACGATACCGTGCTTCTCAAGCCTATTTTTAAGCTCCCTTAAGAAACCCTCTGTAATGCCGTTCTTACCCAGCTGTACGTCTACTTTTCCAGTAATCCTCTCCTTAATCTTCTTCTCGAACCTTTTACCACGAACCTTCTTATCCACCCGCAAAGAAGACACCTGTACACTACTCTAGACTCCTTTCCACTGCTCTTAATTCTAACACTAAGCGTTAATCCCGGTATCAGCGGTACGAAGCAGTTTCTGCAATAGCTCCTTTTAAGCGTTCTTGGAAGCCTCAGTCTAGCCTTGCTCGCAACCCGTAGTGCTATTTCCACGTATTTCCTTGCCAGGTCTATATCCCCTTCTCTCACCCTGCGAAATGCCATGTCCAAGAGTAGTGAGACCCTCTCCCTCGCTATAGTCTTCAGCATTCCTTTCTCCTTACCCGCTTTCACACCCATTCCGAGCTCCGAGAAATGTAAAATAAAGGCGGGGTAATATCTTCATCCCTGAACTAGTGGAGAACCCGCTTAACTGGGCTGGTACCAATGAGTAATTCTCGGCAACTCGTAATCGTGCTACTCGAAGCGGCGATCGAGAGGGTGCCCCCCTCCATAGCGAATCACCCCGCAGTGTTAAAAACAGCATCTAGACGGGGTAAAAAGCCCACGGAGATCTTGCTAGACGCGAGCTTACACTACCACGCGATGAAGAGGCTCCCCAAGGCAAACAAGCGCGGGAGACCTGATATAATCCACGTAAGTCTACTAGAGGTCTTGGAAAGCCCGCTTTGTAGACGCGGGTACTTGAAGGTAGCGGTTTACACTATAGAAGGGCACGCGCTTTTCGTAGACCCTTCAACGAGGTTGCCGAAAAACTACAATAGGTTCGTCGGCTTAATGGAGCAGCTTTTTAAACTAGGCCAAGTACCGCCTAATACCCCTAGGCCCTTGATGTACTTAAAGACGATGAGGCTCGAAGACTTGTTAGAAGATCTCTCGGTTAACGGCTTAATACTACTAGACGAGAAATGCGAGTATAGACCGGTATGCGCGGTGATCGAGCACGCGATGAAGGAAAGACTAGCAATAGGTATTGGAGCATTTCCTCGAGGCGACTTCGAAGAAATGACGCGGCAGCGAGCAACACATTGTTACTCGATATACGGAGAGCCCCTCGCGACGCATATTGTAGTATCGCGCGTAATATCTTCAGCCGAAAGGTCCCTCAAACTGCTCGAACTATGATCACGTTGCTCTATGTGAACCGATATCCTTTAAGGTGAGCATTTACAAGTAAATATAACGAGGTGACGGAATTTGGGTGATAGCCGTAAAGATCCCTTGTCCGTTTACGCGAGTTGGAACCGCTTAGACGTAAACGAGAATGCTAATAGGTACCAGGGACCTAGCGGCTTCTTTGCGTGGCTTCTAGACAGGTACATGGAGCATGACGCGTTACAGTTGATACCGGACCACATTTTAAAGGCGCACTTAGAAGGGGTCATATACATTCACAAATTACCTCACAGTGTCTACACTCCCTATTGCACGGGGCACAGCATTGCGAGGCTCTTGAAGAAGGGGCTTAGAACAATTACCATAGTCTCCCGCCCCGCGAGGCACTTCGACACGTTCGTTGACCACGTCGCAAACTACCTGATCACCATGCAACACTACTTCACGGGCGCGCAGGCGCTGTCAAGCGTTGAGTGGTACGCAGGCCCGTTCATAAGAATTGATAAGCCAGCCTACAAGCAGGTAAAACAGCAGATACAGAGGCTACTCTACAACCTGAACTATCCAACCAGAATAGGGCTTCAAACCCCATTCAGTAATTTCACCATTACAATGAATGCACCCAGAAAAATGCTTGAAGGAGATAAAGCAGTATACGGAGGGATGGAAACAGAACCTCTCAGCACCTATGAGGAGGAAGCAAAGACTTTCCTCAAAGCACTAGTAGAGCTGTACTACGAGGGTGATAGCGTTGGCCAGCCGTTCACCTTCCCGATTCCAACTCTGATGGTTACGGCGAAGTGGATTTGGGAAGACCCCGAGATACATGAAGCAGTATTCAAGACGGCTGCCAAGAGGGGGAGCTTCTACTGGTTGAACACTAGGATGGTGGACCCGGATAGTGCATTCGCAATGTGCTGTAGGATCTCAATTGACAGGCACGAGCTGTACCGTGCTTATGGAAACACCAAGTTCACACTAAGCTTGAAGAAAGACATTGAAGCCGTTAGGGAGGAGTACTGGAAAACGATGGAGAGGCAGAGGTTCGGTGGATTGTGGGCTATGCCCGATATAACTGGTAGCGTGAACGTTGTTGACGTAAACCTTCCTAGGTTAGCCCTTGAGGCTGGAAAAGAGGAGTCTAGGTTCTGGGAGCTATACGACGAGACGCTGAAGCTTGTGAGGGAAGCCTGCAACTGGTTCAGGAACAGGTATACATACATAATGAAGAACTACCCGAACTTCTACGCCATGATAGTAGAGTACATGCCCGAGTTCCCGGCCTTCCACTTCAACACGATCGGCTTAATAGGCTTACCGGAAACAGCAGCCATATTAATGGGTGAACCAAGGCTCTGGCTTGACGGCGCTAGGAGAGACTGGATTAGAGCCTCCGAGCTAATGAGGAAAATAGTTGAGTATGCTACCAAGACTGCAAGGAAGTGGATGCTGGAGGAGGGCGTTCCATGGAACGTCGAGGAGGTCCCTGGCGAGTCGGCTTCGCCGAAACTTGCAATGCTGGATTTAAAGAAGTACCCCGAGCTGGCCGAGTACATACCAGATCCGCAGAATCCTGTGTATGCCAGTAGTATAGCTCCTTATTACGCCCCCATGGAGCTCCCGGACCGCGTCGAGGTCGAGCAACGCGTACAAAAGTACTTCACTGGAGGAGTCATGATGCACATATTCCTCGGCGAGGAGGCGGATCCGGAGGCGCTTTCATCTCTCACCAATAAGCTCATGCAAACGGACATCATATACTGGAGTTACACGCCCGCAATAACCCACTGCAATAACTGCGATAAGACGTACACGGGAATGTACGTGACGTGCCCCTCTTGCGGTAGTAGCAATGTGGACGTTTGGAGTAGGATCATAGGATACTACCGCCCACTGAGAAACTGGAACCCTCAGAGAAGGGCAGAGTTCTGGACCCGGAGGCACTACAAGTTTTAGGTACGAGATGGTCTAATGCACTCTTCCCCAACCCCCTTATTCAACCCTTTATGAGCTGCGTGAAGGCAGTGGGCAACACCCTTCTAATTGCAGGTTGGAAAAGCACATCGCTTATAGATGTACATGGTCACGTCTCGTTTACCCTGTGGCTGTGTGGATGTAACCTAAAGTGCCCGTTTTGCCACAACTGGAGAATAGCGAATGGTGATTCATCTCTCTGCAAGCCTATAGAAGTAGAGCGGGTTATAGAAGAAGTTGTTGCCAGCAAAAACCTAGTAGACTACTTACACGTAACGGGCGGAGAGCCCTTACTTCAATACGAGAACTTAGCTGTACTTTTTGAGCGAGTAAAGAGCATGGGTATAGCCTGCAGCCTGAACTCAAACTTAACTCTCACCAAGGAGCTGATGCATCTCGCTAGACAAGGGCTAGTGGATCACGTAGCAACAGATCTCAAGGTACCACCAGAGATTCTATACGGCGTACCTTCGGTTGCGCGGAACCTGTGGAAAAGTTTCATAGAGTCCTTAAAAGTGATACGGGATTTCAATATACCCCTTGAACTCAGGATCCCGGTTCACAGGAAGCTAACTCACAACGTACTAAGGGAATATATAGAACAGGTAATAGGTAACGTGCTAGTAGAAAAAACCGTTGTAGTAGTGAACCCGCTTTTAAGCGAGCCAATAGTAAAGCCCCGTGACCCCAGCTGGTGTAGAGAAAACTGCACTGTAAACGCAGAGAGGCTACAGCAAATTTCTGATTTATTTAAGCATTATGGTTTTTCAAGAGTAGTCGTTAAATCTATTCCTGGGTTTGAGCAGTGAACGCAAAGGGCCTGCCCCGCGTAAGACTAATTTACACGATACCGGAAGCTGAAAAGATCATAGCATCAGCCGCCAAAGCCACCCTCTCTCCTCGCGAATTCGCGGAAATCGTGAATACGACGAGCGAGGAATTCGTCGAGAAGTGGATTCGGGAACTAATAGTGAGAGGTCATGGAAGCCCATTAGAGCACAGCATTTACGTGTTCGAAGTAGTGTGTAGCCGTGTATGTAGCCATCAACTCGTAAGGCACAGGCACGCCAGCTATAGCCAGCTGAGTCAAAGGTATAGCGATAAATACCTCAAGGGGTTGATCTGGAGAACGTGCGAAGTACTTGGAGTAGAGTACAAGGAGTCATACGACTACTACGTTGAGTTGTTGAACAAGCTCGTGGAGTCGCAACCTACCTTCGATGAGCTGATAGACGTTGTTGGTGAGGCATTTATAATACCACCCGTAATCGTCGAGAACAGGAGTTTAGAGTTTCTAAAATCATTAATCAGCTCCACGGCTATGTACTACGAAGCTTTAGCGGGCGGAACACCCTACGAAGATGCGCGCTACCTGTTACCGCAGGCCGTGAAAACGAGGATCGTGGTGTCCATGAACGCGCGAGAACTTGTAGAGGTGTTTCTACCACTTAGAATGTGTGCTCGCGCGCAATGGGAGATTAGAATGATAGCTTGGAGTTTATGGCAGCAACTTGTAAAGGTGAATCCTAACATATTCAAGTATATAGGTCCCCGTTGTGTACTAGCCGAAAACCGCGCACGCGTCGACCCCTGTGAACTAGAAAAGTTTCTCGAGGGAGAATGCACGTTCTCCATACCCAGGTGCTTTGAAATGGTGCCGAAAGACCAGATGCGCAACTGCGTTTTAAAGGCATATAAGTCATTTCATTTATTAAAAGATAACATTCAAGAATCTAACAGCACTCGAGGTGAAGCATAAATGATACTTAGTGATTGGGACATAAGGGTTTACCTAGAGAAGAAGCTACTAGTAATAGATCCCATCTTCGAGGACACAGTGAGGGAGAACGGTGTAGACCTGAGATTCGGCTACAGGTTCTGCAGGTTTAGAGAGGGAAGCACTTTAATAGACACCAAGGTCATGAACGTACCGGAGGTCTTAGAGTGCGTAGACGCCACAGAAGAAGAAGGTTTTATCATAAAGCCCTACGAGCACGTGTTGGCAACAACACTAGAATGGGTGGAACTACCTCACGACCTGGTTGGACTGGTAAACCTCCGTAGTAGCTTCGCGAGGGCTGGCGTATTCATCCCTCCCACCGTTATCGACAGCGGCTTCAAAGGAAATATCACGATAGAGTTGATTGGTGGACCACACCCGGTAAGAGTGTACTCAAAGCAGAGGTTTCTACACGTAGTTTTCCTGAGAACAAGTAGCCCCGTCTACAAACCATACACTGGCAAATACCAAGGACAAGTAAACGTAACACCGCCGAAACCGGACTAGAACCGGTAGAGAAGACGTTTTCGCGGCGAAACGTTTCATGAAGATCAGAGGATTAGTGCCGCCGCCGGGATTTGAACCCGGGTTTCCCGCACCCACGGGCCTGACGGGTGTCACGGGCTCGAGAGGCCCGCATACTTGACCGGGCTATACTACGGCGGCGCCTAATAATTCTCTTGATGTAAACGCTTTTAAGTCTTCAAGCCTACGTGGTTACGTCGCACCCCAGCTCTACTGGTATGTCTACGCCAGCTGAGACCACGCCTTTAATTGCTGGGTCAACGTATAGGTTTATGGCCTTAAACAATACGCCGCTTCGTGCGGCATGCTCGGCGGCCACACAGATCTTCCGATCGGCGTAGCAGTGAAGTTTTACTTTTCGTGCCCCGGGTACGCCTGCTATGAACGTAATAAAGGCCCTCTTACCTGTCTTGGCATATTCTGCAAGCGCTTGAATCTGCCTTCTACCCCTAACGGTCGGGGCATCAGGGTACCCTGCAACGCCTTCTTCCAGCTTCATTACTGCACTTTTCAGCTCTACGAGCACCAGGTCTTCGTGGCAACTGTAAGCGAAGTCTATTATTTCGCGGTCTAACCTGTAGTTTCTCCTGTACAGCACGCAGCTTAACAGCCACGGAATCATACCACGTTCTTGTAGAACTGCGAAAGCTTTTTCCTGGTATGCTGTATCAAGAAGCGCGGCATACCCTTCGTGGTTGCCGTCCTTTACTCCAATGATCCTGTACTTAAGTCCTCCTCGTGGTGTTTCAATGCAGTAGCCCACCTTACCTTTAACCACGTATTCGTGCAACCTACCCGTATTGTTTATGTACGCAGCTACCTCGGAGCCCCGCACCTCCACGATGACGGTAAACCTGTTAACCCTACTGATGACTGTGCACTCGTAAAGGTCATCGAACTTAATTATTTCTTTCAACGCGTTCATGCCGTCTCCACCAGCGGGTTTTCCTCAGCAAGTCGTGGAGTTCTGCACGCCACGCCAGTAACAGTAAAACTAGTATAAGCTGGCCGATGTCAACGTAGAACACGGAGCCGCTGGAGGTACTTTCGGTAACTATGAACGGGTATATCATCACCTTAACGTACTTGGTGAGGCTTGAAAGCACAGCATAGTGCGCTATAGCTACGAATAGCGCAATGAACGAGACGACGATTTTTACAACGCTCTTTATGCTGAAAAAAGAGACAATAATTAGTAGCACTAGCACGCCCACGGCAATTGCCTTCTGAAGCACGAAAATATCTTGGCAGATACCTACCAACTTTAACCCCTTCACACCGTGAACAGACTATTTACTGTCTTTTAACAGTTCATTCAAAACTAGGTAAGCTATATATAGGCTTTTACTCCTCTCCTCGAGATACTTTAAAACCTCTTCACGTTCCCTTTGCAACGTCTTCCTGTACTCCCTAACCTTTCTAAGGGTGTCTCTAATGCTAGCATAGTTAATGCTCGGTAACGAGCCGAAGGCCTCTGAGAGCTCCTCGACGCTTACAAACTCCATACCACACTTACCCGCGAGCATGGATAAGTCTATTACTTGCCCTTTATCGTTCTCAACAAGTGAAACAAGCCTCTTTAAGTTAGCTTGTCTTAATTGAACTAGAGTAGTCCTCCTATCCTCTACAATTAGCTTATAGTCCTCGTAGAAAACCTTGTCTAGAATAGCTTCTTCCACCCTTAGAAGAGGTTGTGGGGGTTTAATGAGCGGTAAGGAAGGGTACACGTCTACATCTCCTAGAAAGGTTTCACCGTTGTATACTCCATGCCCTGTTAGTAGTGAAGGCGCAATGGCTTCTCCATCTAGCACCTCACTGATAATCGAGTAAGATAGTAACTTTAATGCGGGGCTTGGACGGGGAATGTACATCTCTTTACCCCTAAACATGGCTTTCACCCGATCTCGCGCCAGTACGTAGTCTACGACTTTTACCGCGTGTTCCTTGACGAGGTCCCAGTTGAACTCCATGGTTATGAGAGTTGAGTACGCCATGTCATCTATCTCCGACATCATGATCCGGTCGAGATCGTCCGGTTTGTGCGATTCAACGAGCTTCCTCACGCTAGGCCAGTCAATCGTTTCCACCAGCCCGGCCGCTTCTGGCTCGTATAGCGAGAAGTACTTGTACTCGCCGATCTTCGTCACGTCGTAAAGCACTGTCCCTAAAGGTATGCCAAAATACCTCCTTAAAACGATTACCAGATATGCGAGCCCCACTCTGATCAACTCCGCGTCTTCGCGCGGGTCCACGGAATACGCATACCCATACGTGAAATCCCGGTATTCGCCACCAGTGGGTAGGGGGACGTAGACCGTTCTTTTGTCGTAGTATACTACCGGTCTATTCCCCACTACCACGTACCTAGGTTTCTCGG
This genomic stretch from Desulfurococcaceae archaeon harbors:
- a CDS encoding DNA/RNA nuclease SfsA, which codes for MNALKEIIKFDDLYECTVISRVNRFTVIVEVRGSEVAAYINNTGRLHEYVVKGKVGYCIETPRGGLKYRIIGVKDGNHEGYAALLDTAYQEKAFAVLQERGMIPWLLSCVLYRRNYRLDREIIDFAYSCHEDLVLVELKSAVMKLEEGVAGYPDAPTVRGRRQIQALAEYAKTGKRAFITFIAGVPGARKVKLHCYADRKICVAAEHAARSGVLFKAINLYVDPAIKGVVSAGVDIPVELGCDVTT
- the thyX gene encoding FAD-dependent thymidylate synthase, producing the protein MNAKGLPRVRLIYTIPEAEKIIASAAKATLSPREFAEIVNTTSEEFVEKWIRELIVRGHGSPLEHSIYVFEVVCSRVCSHQLVRHRHASYSQLSQRYSDKYLKGLIWRTCEVLGVEYKESYDYYVELLNKLVESQPTFDELIDVVGEAFIIPPVIVENRSLEFLKSLISSTAMYYEALAGGTPYEDARYLLPQAVKTRIVVSMNARELVEVFLPLRMCARAQWEIRMIAWSLWQQLVKVNPNIFKYIGPRCVLAENRARVDPCELEKFLEGECTFSIPRCFEMVPKDQMRNCVLKAYKSFHLLKDNIQESNSTRGEA
- a CDS encoding anaerobic ribonucleoside-triphosphate reductase activating protein — protein: MSCVKAVGNTLLIAGWKSTSLIDVHGHVSFTLWLCGCNLKCPFCHNWRIANGDSSLCKPIEVERVIEEVVASKNLVDYLHVTGGEPLLQYENLAVLFERVKSMGIACSLNSNLTLTKELMHLARQGLVDHVATDLKVPPEILYGVPSVARNLWKSFIESLKVIRDFNIPLELRIPVHRKLTHNVLREYIEQVIGNVLVEKTVVVVNPLLSEPIVKPRDPSWCRENCTVNAERLQQISDLFKHYGFSRVVVKSIPGFEQ
- the dcd gene encoding dCTP deaminase, whose amino-acid sequence is MILSDWDIRVYLEKKLLVIDPIFEDTVRENGVDLRFGYRFCRFREGSTLIDTKVMNVPEVLECVDATEEEGFIIKPYEHVLATTLEWVELPHDLVGLVNLRSSFARAGVFIPPTVIDSGFKGNITIELIGGPHPVRVYSKQRFLHVVFLRTSSPVYKPYTGKYQGQVNVTPPKPD